The following proteins are encoded in a genomic region of Glycine soja cultivar W05 chromosome 17, ASM419377v2, whole genome shotgun sequence:
- the LOC114391962 gene encoding glutamine--tRNA ligase-like, with protein MAYGASKYDDTNPEAEKKEYIDHIEEIVQWMGWKPFKITYTSGYFQELYELAVELIKKGHAYVDHQTPDEIKEHREKKLNSPWRDRPISESLKLFEDMKNGSIEEGKATLRMKQDM; from the exons ATGGCTTATGGCGCTTCCAAGTATGATGATACAAATCCTGAAGCAGAAAAGAAAGAGTATATTGATCACATTGAAGAAATTGTTCAGTGGATGGGTTGGAAACCATTCAAG ATTACTTACACAAGTGGTTACTTCCAAGAATTGTACGAATTAGCAGTGGAGCTCATAAAAAAGGGTCATGCTTATGTTGATCATCAG ACACCTGATGAGATAAAGGAGCATAGGGAGAAGAAATTGAACAGTCCTTGGAGAGACAGGCCAATTTCAGAGTCATTGAAGCTCTTTGAGGATATGAAAAATGGCAGTATAGAAGAAGGAAAAGCTACACTTAGAATGAAGCAAGACATGTAG
- the LOC114391664 gene encoding uncharacterized protein LOC114391664 codes for MEGETSYTAGSPPFFDGEEYELWAARMTTHLEALDLWEAVEENYDVSELPLDPMVAQMKNHRERKTKKAKAKNCLFSVVSKFFFTIIMNFKSAKQIWDYLRSEYQGYERTKGMQVLNLSREFKMQSMKETKTIKGYADRLLGIANRVRL; via the coding sequence ATGGAGGGAGAAACATCATACACAGCAGGTTCACCACCATTTTTTGATGGTGAGGAGTACGAATTATGGGCTGCAAGGATGACCACTCATCTTGAAGCTTTGGATCTTTGGGAGGCAGTAGAAGAAAACTATGATGTTTCTGAACTACCTTTAGATCCAATGGTGGCTCAGATGAAGAATCACAGAGAAAGGAAGACCAAAAAGGCTAAGGCTAAAAATTGCCTTTTCTCTGTTGtgtcaaaatttttttttacaataattatgaaCTTTAAGTCTGCCAAACAGATTTGGGATTATCTCAGATCAGAATATCAAGGCTATGAAAGAACCAAAGGCATGCAAGTACTCAACTTGAGCAGAGAATTCAAGATGCAGAGCATGAAAGAGACTAAAACAATTAAAGGCTACGCTGACCGGCTGTTAGGCATAGCAAATAGAGTGAggctgtaa
- the LOC114391665 gene encoding uncharacterized protein LOC114391665 → MDIPLRSTRKYLFKKTDLLRLRELASLVSDPVDFQAHHGKLLRILRVDVEEGCLETLVQFYDPLYHCFTFPDYQLVPTLEEYSYLVGLPVPDKIPFHGFEPTPKPSDIAAALHLKTSIIQANLTSKGGLQGLPTHFLYQQASIFAEAASILAFHSILALLIYGLLFFPNVDNFIDINAIKIFLTKNPVPTLLADTYHSIHDRTQAGRGTISCCAPLLYQWFTFHLPQSRAFKTNDDKLSWPRRIMTLDPSDIVWYQAASDVGEIIVSCGEYPNVPLLGMRGGISYNPLLARRQFGYPMKTKPNNLALTNEFYLNHGDHSNKRERFAQAWSAIRRLNRSQLGKKSDYVHESYTQWVIDRTKSFGLPYRLPRYLSSTIPPSSLPIPFDTKEEFHEQLTKERQEKETWKRRCQELEQENETLKGKIAQQSRELFIQNQRMIEKDDLLRRKDVLLHQDARRKRKFMDLFSRAHSDSEDPSTPGV, encoded by the coding sequence ATGGACATCCCACTGAGAAGCACTAGGAAGTACCTTTTCAAAAAAACAGACCTGTTGAGATTAAGAGAGCTAGCATCTTTAGTAAGTGATCCAGTTGATTTTCAAGCTCATCATGGGAAGTTGCTCAGAATTCTTAGAGTAGATGTTGAGGAAGGATGCCTAGAGACCCTGGTTCAGTTCTATGACCCGCTCTACCATTGCTTCACATTTCCCGATTACCAGCTTGTCCCCACACTTGAAGAGTACTCCTACCTAGTAGGTTTACCTGTGCCAGACAAGATACCTTTCCATGGTTTTGAGCCTACCCCTAAACCCTCCGACATCGCAGCCGCCCTCCATCTTAAAACCTCCATCATCCAAGCAAACCTTACCTCTAAAGGAGGCCTCCAAGGTCTTCCCACCCACTTCCTCTACCAACAAGCCTCCATATTTGCTGAAGCAGCTAGTATACTTGCCTTCCATTCTATCCTAGCCCTCCTTATATATGGCCTTTTATTCTTCCCAAATGTTGACAACTTCATCGATATCAATGCCATTAAAATCTTTCTTACAAAGAACCCCGTACCCACTCTACTCGCCGATACCTACCATTCTATCCATGACCGTACCCAGGCTGGCCGGGGAACCATTTCTTGTTGTGCACCTTTACTCTATCAATGGTTTACCTTCCACTTACCTCAATCCCGTGCCTTCAAGACCAATGATGACAAGCTTTCCTGGCCTCGCCGAATCATGACTCTTGACCCATCTGACATTGTTTGGTACCAAGCAGCTAGTGATGTTGGAGAGATTATTGTGAGTTGTGGTGAATATCCCAACGTACCTCTTTTGGGTATGCGTGGCGGAATTAGCTACAACCCACTCCTCGCTCGACGACAATTTGGGTACCCGATGAAGACAAAACCAAACAACCTTGCCTTGACTAATGAATTCTATCTTAACCATGGAGATCACTCGAACAAAAGGGAAAGATTTGCACAAGCTTGGAGCGCTATCCGCAGACTCAACAGAAGTCAGTTGGGAAAGAAATCAGACTATGTGCACGAATCTTATACCCAGTGGGTTATTGATAGGACCAAGAGCTTTGGTCTACCCTACCGCTTACCTAGATACCTATCGTCCACCATCCCACCATCATCCTTGCCTATCCCCTTTGATACTAAGGAAGAGTTTCATGAACAATTAACCAAAGAAAggcaagaaaaagaaacttgGAAGAGGAGATGCCAGGAGCTAGAGCAAGAGAATGAGACTTTGAAGGGAAAGATAGCCCAACAGAGCCGTGAGCTTTTTATCCAGAACCAGAGGATGATTGAGAAGGACGACTTGCTTCGTCGGAAAGACGTTTTGCTCCACCAAGATGCTAGAAGGAAGAGGAAGTTTATGGACTTGTTCTCCCGTGCACATTCAGATTCCGAGGACCCATCTACTCCGGGAGTTTGA
- the LOC114391666 gene encoding uncharacterized protein LOC114391666 produces the protein MHHVAFVVSKSSLTLCSLLQKGGESINRRPRKVARRILHKPTRIYNTRANRKRMDIVEQENQSLREEVATLREGMDRLTTMMSALLSAQNSQAAAATVEQPLVSTTPLSTVTSPPLFLPPGCTWGMPPPVCGSPQPAVSEVPPPFAQQSAPVPQPSTSFPQAAMTYSAPLIHTIQQEVEPIFQAENVVAFDKMEELQERFDGMQREVEALRGRDLFGKDACELCLVPNVTIPHKFKVPDFEKYKGNSCPRSHLVMYARKMSMYTDNHKLLIHFFQDSLTGAALKWYMNLDSASIRTFNDLGEAFIRQYKYNLDMAPDRDQLRAMTQKEKETFKEYAQRWREVAAQIVPPLEEREMTKIFLKTLSQFYYEKMVASAPTDFTEMVNMGVRLEEGVREGRLTGESVPAASNAKKFGGHFAKKKDQEVGMVAHGKPQQNFTPYRQVANVASAIPNPSYHQQRPHYPYPYPPQQYPPQQYPPQQYHQPQYPQRQQNRPQPPQQPYHSQNRQKTTFDPIPMKYADLLPALLAKNLVQVRTPPRTPDVLPPWFRHDLTCAFHQGAPGHDVENCYVLKNEVQKLVRANLLSFKDQNPNVQANPLPNHGPAVNMIQDCDEDGVILNVQHVRTPLVPIHIKMCEAALFDHDHAACEICPVNVKGCPKVQEDVQGLIDSRELIITRKDKEVCVITPEFQRGPLQV, from the exons ATGCATCATGTTGCATTCGTGGTTTCTAAATCGAGTCTCACACTGTGTTCACTACTTCAAAAAGGGGGGGAGTCAATCAACCGCCGCCCAAGGAAAGTGGCCCGACGAATTCTCCACAAACCCACTCGCATTTACAACACCAGGGCCAATCGGAAGAGGATGGATATAGTTGAACAAGAAAATCAGAGTCTCAGGGAGGAGGTTGCCACTTTACGAGAGGGAATGGATAGGTTGACGACCATGATGAGTGCACTCCTGTCAGCCCAGAACTCTCAAGCTGCCGCCGCTACTGTAGAGCAGCCCTTGGTGAGCACAACCCCGCTATCTACGGTGACTTCTCCACCCCTCTTTTTGCCTCCAGGTTGTACATGGGGAATGCCACCTCCAGTCTGTGGAAGCCCCCAGCCCGCTGTATCTGAAGTTCCACCGCCTTTTGCTCAGCAGTCAGCACCAGTTCCGCAACCCAGTACCTCTTTCCCTCAAGCTGCAATGACTTATTCAGCTCCACTGATTCACACTATTCAACAAGAGGTTGAACCAATTTTCCAAGCTGAAAATGTTGTAGCCTTCGACAAGATGGAAGAACTCCAAGAAAGATTTGATGGTATGCAAAGGGAAGTCGAAGCCCTCCGAGGAAGAGATCTGTTCGGGAAGGACGCCTGTGAATTATGCTTGGTCCCAAATGTTACTATCCCTcacaagttcaaggtgccagacttcGAGAAGTATAAAGGGAACTCTTGTCCCCGCAGTCACTTGGTGATGTACGCGCGGAAAATGTCCATGTATACTGACAATCATAAGCTGCTTATTCATTTCTTTCAGGACAGCCTAACTGGGGCCGCTCTGAAGTGGTATATGAATTTGGACAGTGCGAGCATTCGTACTTTCAATGACCTGGGTGAAGCGTTCATCCGGCAGTATAAGTACAATTTGGACATGGCCCCAGATCGTGATCAGCTCCGTGCGATGAcacaaaaagagaaggaaacgtTCAAGGAGTATGCCCAACGTTGGAGGGAAGTGGCTGCCCAGATTGTCCCGCCGTTGGAAGAAAGGGAAAtgaccaaaatatttttgaaaacccTGAGCCAGTTTTATTACGAGAAAATGGTTGCAAGTGCACCAACAGACTTCACCGAAATGGTCAACATGGGGGTGCGATTAGAGGAAGGTGTCCGAGAGGGACGTTTGACTGGGGAAAGTGTCCCTGCTGCAAGCAATGCCAAGAAGTTTGGAGGCCACTTTGCGAAGAAGAAAGATCAAGAGGTGGGGATGGTAGCTCATGGTAAGCCTCAGCAGAATTTCACCCCATATCGTCAGGTTGCGAATGTCGCATCCGCTATCCCAAACCCATCATATCACCAACAAAGGCCACATTACCCCTACCCATACCCTCCACAACAATACCCTCCACAACAATACCCTCCACAACAATACCATCAGCCACAATACCCTCAAAGACAACAAAATCGCCCGCAACCCCCCCAACAACCATATCACTCACAAAACCGCCAGAAAACAACCTTTGATCCAATCCCGATGAAATATGCTGACTTACTCCCCGCCCTGCTCGCCAAAAACCTTGTCCAGGTCAGAACACCCCCTCGTACACCAGATGTTTTACCTCCCTGGTTTCGTCATGATTTAACCTGCGCTTTCCACCAAGGGGCCCCAGGTCATGACGTTGAAAACTGCTATGTCCTGAAGAATGAAGTGCAAAAACTAGTCCGGGCCAACTTGCTATCCTTTAAAGATCAGAATCCCAATGTTCAGGCGAACCCTCTACCGAACCATGGGCCTGCTGTTAACATGATACAAGATTGTGATGAAGACGGTGTCATCCTGAACGTCCAGCACGTTCGAACTCCCCTGGTCCCAATACATATCAAGATGTGCGAGGCAGCTCTGTTTGACCATGATCATGCAGCGTGTGAAATATGTCCGGTGAATGTAAAAGGATGCCCTAAGGTACAAGAGGACGTACAAGGGCTGATAGACAGCAGAGAACTTATCATCACGAGGAAGGACAAAGAAGTGTGCGTCATCACCCCCGAGTTTCAGCG CGGTCCCTTACAAGTATAG